A region of Stigmatopora argus isolate UIUO_Sarg chromosome 24, RoL_Sarg_1.0, whole genome shotgun sequence DNA encodes the following proteins:
- the fetub gene encoding fetuin B gives MENISLFSLLLAFGFVLIQSAPFDQDAMAIESCEDALALGAARQALTKINRDRHEGYILSLHRLSNAHSTKHGENGIVFYLTLDVVETNCSVLSKKDWKDCEARPISNTAVYGQCKAAIFMNRVNRVVRLYKYNCVIRPVPAERVKGLCNDCSTNIGFDNAEVQKTVSESLVKFNNDSGLANQFALLNITRANGGMAVGMYYHVEYTIQETTCSKTKDSGTDKCPIMECEFAHKGFCKASHVHTPTGESEISVACEIYEPEAAQREKKLHHEETDHSHNDTHPHSHSHDEAHAADSTHTHDHIHDHTKSHAHNDKNDMHVEGSDHHHTHDHHEGSAHRHAHDHSHDHGHNHDHVHSHHAKAHDHSNDSPNHHHNYKHEQGVHTHEHDHELALDHEHKHTHLHEHEHHHHHHTHDHETTFHDNPEGIVTVLPAMDEPMTLPSFPDTPASEVGVVLPLIPDPQIPGQMQPTIRPFPTSVSSECASPKLGETLVGKFFEEDPMFKPAN, from the exons ATGGAGAACATTTCACTGTTCTCATTGCTGTTGGCGTTCGGATTTGTGCTCATCCAGTCCGCGCCATTTGACCAGGATGCCATGGCGATAGAGTCTTGTGAGGATGCTTTGGCACTGGGCGCTGCTAGACAAGCTCTTACCAAGATCAACCGTGACCGGCACGAGGGTTACATCCTGAGCCTTCATCGCTTATCCAACGCACACTCCACAAAGCAT GGAGAAAACGGTATTGTTTTCTATCTAACTTTGGATGTTGTTGAGACCAACTGTAGTGTTCTCAGCAAGAAGGACTGGAAGGACTGCGAGGCTCGCCCCATTTCAAACACAGCT GTATACGGACAGTGCAAAGCAGCTATTTTCATGAACAGGGTGAACAGGGTGGTGCGTCTGTATAAGTACAACTGTGTTATTAGACCAG TTCCAGCAGAAAGGGTGAAAGGTTTGTGCAATGACTGTTCAACTAATATCGGTTTTGACAATGCTGAGGTTCAGAAGACTGTCTCAGAATCGCTGGTGAAGTTCAACAATGATAGTGGATTGGCCAATCAATTTGCCCTGCTGAATATTACCCGGGCAAATGGAGGG ATGGCCGTAGGAATGTATTACCACGTTGAATACACCATTCAGGAGACCACTTGCTCCAAGACTAAAGACAGTGGGACAGACAAGTGTCCTATAATGGAGTGTGAATTTGCT CACAAGGGTTTCTGTAAGGCCTCCCACGTCCATACTCCCACTGGTGAAAGCGAGATTAGTGTGGCATGTGAGATCTATGAGCCTGAG GCTGCTCAACGAGAGAAGAAACTCCACCACGAAGAAACTGATCACAGTCATAATGACACACACCCTCACAGTCACAGTCACGATGAAGCACATGCTGCGGACTCAACCCACACTCATGACCACATCCATGACCACACAAAGAGTCATGCTCACAATGATAAAAATGACATGCATGTTGAGGGGAGTGATCACCACCACACACACGACCATCATGAGGGAAGTGCCCACAGGCACGCTCACGACCACTCCCACGACCATGGACATAATCATGATCATGTGCACAGTCACCACGCCAAGGCACACGATCATAGTAATGACTCACCCAACCACCACCATAACTACAAGCATGAACAAGGGGTACACACTCATGAGCACGACCACGAACTTGCCCTGGATCATGagcacaaacacactcacttGCATGAGCATGagcaccaccatcatcatcatacCCATGATCACGAGACAACATTCCATGATAATCCAGAGGGCATTGTGACGGTTTTGCCTGCTATGGACGAACCAATGACGCTGCCTTCCTTCCCTGATACCCCTGCAAGTGAAGTTGGAGTTGTGTTGCCTCTTATCCCTGATCCACAGATCCCTGGTCAGATGCAACCAACCATTCGGCCTTTCCCTACTTCAGTTTCATCTGAATGTGCTTCACCAAAACTAGGTGAAACGCTGGTGGGGAAATTCTTTGAAGAAGATCCCATGTTCAAGCCGGCCAATTAA